The stretch of DNA TCAGAACCTCCAAGTTAATGAAACCCTTTCCATAGATTGGGAGGCCGATATCCCCCGTGTGATTTGGGATCAGGGCTCCGCGATTAATGATTCGTCCTGTGTAAGCTGCGGCCAGTGTGTCACGATTTGTCCGTGCAACGCACTGATGGAGAAATCCATGCTCGGCGAAGCCGGCTTCATGTCCGGTGTGGGCGAGGAAGTGCTGGAGCCGATGATCGACATCGTTAAGGCTGTTGAGCCTGGCTATAGCGGAGTGTTCGCTATCTCTGAGATCGAAGCTGCAATGCGGGACACTCGTACGCGTAAGACCAAGACGGTCTGCACCTTCTGCGGGGTAGGCTGCTCCTTCGAGGTCTGGACCAAGGGACGCAAGATTCTCAAGGTTCAGCCTTCTCATGATGCACCGGTCAATGCCATCTCTACCTGTGTGAAAGGAAAATTCGGATGGGACTTTGTGAACAGCGACCAGCGCCTGACTACCCCGCTGATCCGTCAGGGAGATGCATTTGTTGAAGCTACCTGGGACGAAGCTCTATCCCTAGTGGCGGAGCGCCTAGGCTCGATCAAGAAAGAGTACGGCTCTGACAAGATCGGCTTCATCTCTTCTTCCAAGATTACCAACGAAGAGAATTATGTCATCCAGAAGCTGGCCCGTCAGGTCTTCGAGACGAACAACATCGATAACTGCTCCCGCTACTGCCAGTCCCCGGCTTCAGACGGATTAATGTCAACCGTCGGCATTGGCGGCGACTCGGGCACGATCAAGGATATCGCATCAGCCGGACTCGTTATTCTGGTTGGCTGCGCCCCAGCCGAAGGACATCCCGTGCTGGCTACCCGCATCAAGCGGGCTCACAAGCTGCACGGCCAGAAGCTGATCGTTGCCGACCTGCGCAAGCATGAGATGGCGGAGCGCTCCGATCTGTTCATTCGTCCAAAGCAGGGAACCGACTTTGTATGGCTGACCGCCGTGACCAAATACATGATCGATCAAGGCTGGCATGATGCAAGCTTCATTACCGATCATGTCAACTTCTTCGCAGAATACGAGAAAGTCTTAGAGAAATACACCCTTGAATTTGCTGAGCAGGAGACTGGTCTCTCCCGCGCGGAGCTGATCTCGATTGCCGAGATGATCCGTGATGCGGACGGAACCGCTATCTGTTGGGGGATGGGCGTTACCCAGAATATCGCCGGCTCTCACACCTCTGCGGCAATCTCTAATCTTCTGCTGGCTACAGGCAACTATATGCGTCCTGGCGCTGGCGCTTATCCGCTCCGCGGACATAACAATGTACAGGGCGCCTGCGATATGGGCACACTGCCGCCATGGCTGCCGGGCTATCAGCATGTATCGGATGATGAAGCGCGCAAGCGGTTTGAGGAAGCCTATGGCACGCTGATTTCTCCCGTGCCGGGCAAAGACAACATCCGCATGCTCGATGATATCGAGCTTGGCGAGATGAAAGCCATGTACCTCGTTGGCGAAGATATGGCTTGGGTTGACTCCAATGCCAACCATGTGCATGAAGTGCTCAGCAAGCTGGATTTCTTCGTCGTTCAGGATGTCTTCCTGTCCACGACTGCGCAATTTGCGGACGTCATTCTTCCTGCGGCGCCTTCGCTCGAGAAAGAAGGAACCTTCTCGAATACAGAACGCCGGGTTCAGCGCCTCTACCAGGTATTCGAACCGCTTGGCGAATCCAAGCCGGACTGGTGGATTACAACCCAAATCGCCAAGCATATGGGCTTCGATTGGGGCTATACCCATCCGTCTGAGATTTTTGCCGAGATGGCGAGCTTGACTCCGTTCTTCTCTGGCTGCAGCTATGACATGCTGGAAGACTGGGGCAGCTTCCTGTGGGGCTCCGCATCCGGTGAAAGCACCCCGCTGCTCTATACGGACGGCTTCTACTTCCCGGATAAGAAGGCCCGCTTCTCGCTGGTGGAGTACGTTCCTCCCGTGGAATATCCAGCCGAGTTCGATCTCGTGCTGAACAACGGGCGCCTGCTGGAGCATTTCCATGAAGGCAACCTGACGAATAAGTCGCAGGGGATTAACCACAAGTTCCCAGACGTATTCGTAGAAGTATCTCCTGAGCTAGCGAAAGAACGAGGTGTCGAAGACGGCTCCCTGGTCCGGCTGGAATCGCCTTATGGTGCGATCAAGCTGCGGGCGCTTGTCACCGACCGGGTGCGCGGACATGAGGTTTATGTGCCCATGCACTCCAACAGTCATGAGAGTGCGGTCAACCTGCTTACCGGATCAGCCGTGGATGTACGGACACACACTCCTGCCTATAAGCAAACCAAAGTGCGCATGCAGATTCTTAACGTGAAGGGCGTTAACCCGCTGCCGCAGACAAATCCTCGCTATAAGAAGCGCAACCCGCAGAACGGGGTTGAAGTTCAGCGGAAGTGGAACCGTCAGGATTTCGTATCGCTGGTAGACTAGATCACGGAAGGAGACAGACCGATGGCAAAACCCATTTCCCTTGTCAAAAAGCGGATGATTACCGAGGAAGAACGCCAGGAACAGACCATTCAGCGTCTAAAACAGCAGCTTGCCGAGAGCAATGAGGCGCTAGAGAAGTCCTTGGTCATTCTGAATGAGCTGCATCAAAGCGGCATTCTTGAAGCAGCCGAATCCATGCTGAAGGCCAAAGCCAAAATTGCAGAAATTGCGCTGGGACAAATCTCGCGTAAAGAGGTTACTAACCTAATCAATAACGGCATGGCTGCAGCCGGGGCTCTCACGAATATTGATCCGGCCCAGACATCGAAGCTGATGAATGGCTTGACTTCAGGCATTCAGGAGGCGAATGCCTCGACCGGAGGCGCCAAGAAGATCGGATTGTTTACGCTCATGAAGTCCCTTAAGGATCCGGATGTGAACCGGGCTCTTGGGTTTGGGCTTAACTTCCTGAAGGGCCTCGGCCGAGGACTTCAGGACAAAGATGAACCGAACGCTTAAGGCTATTTCTTCTATTAATATAAAATGTGCAATCTTTTCTCAGATGCATACATGAAGGGGCATTCTCTTTGCAGGAATACTGCAGAGAGAACGCCCCTTTGTCTATCGTTGTGGCAGCTTCTTTACATCTAACTGGTTATGACTGCAACCTTTTTTTTGCAAAAATATGGTATAAAGCGAACAAAAATTGTATTATATAACCATATCGAAAATCAAGAGTATTTCATAGATGCAGATATAGAAAGGACGCTTCGCCCCATGAGTGCATTACCCCAGTTTGAAGAATCGGACATCATTTGCAAAATGATTACTGACAGCTTTGAAGTGAACATTTTCAAGTCAGATGAACAAGGAAAGCTTCTTTCCAGCACAGTGAAAGACTTGCCTGCCCACCCATTGAAAAAAAACTGGCAGGAGCTTTTGCACCCTTATCTTAGCCAAATAGCCCCATCACCCTATCCGCAGTGGGTATCAACCCCTTATCTCGAAAACTTTCTTATTATTCCGATCGTCCAGTTTGAGTGGAATTTCGGGCATTTAATCATCGGCCCAGTCCTGGAGGCTGTTCTCACAGATCAGGTCGTTGACGGCCTAATGTATGATCATCGGATTCCCCAGGAGCGCAGAAAAGAGCTATTGGAATATTACAGAAATATTCCGATTTATAGCGGCACCAAGCTTCTTCAGATAGGAATACTCCTCTATTACTCCATTTACCGAAAGCAGCTTGATATGAAAGAGTTGATAGAGCATATGGAGAAGGACAACTCCCACGCCATAAAAGTGAAGGACAGGCTAAATAACCATTTGAATAAGAGTTATCAGAACCCGCCACAGCAGCATAACTACTTACTTGAACAGCAGGTGTTACAGTGTATTCGGGAAGGGCGTAAGGATGAGCTGATGCAATTTGCAGAGCTGCACCGACAGCATGAGGGGATCGGCATACTTTCCCAGAAGAGCCACCTGCGGCATCTGAAGAATGTCGGCATTTGTTCTATTACACTTTACACGCGGGCGAGTATTGAGGGCGGGCTTCATCAAGAGGTCGCCTTTCCATTAAGTGATCTGTATATTCAAGAGCTTGAGGAGCTGCATACGGCTGAAGAGATCTATACCCTGCTAGACCATGCCTTATCTGACTTTACAGGCAAAGTTCAGGAGATCAAGGAGCTGCAGTACAGCAAGCCCGTCACGATATGCAGAAGGTATATTTTCAACCATATCTACCAGCCGATTACGCTGGAGCAGCTTGGAGAAGCATCAGGCCTTCATCCCGGTTATTTATCACGTTTGTTCAAACGAGAGGTCGGTATAGGAATCAACCAGTACATAAGACAGGAACGGATTGAGGAAGCCAAGAAGCTGTTAAAATTATCGGATTATCCACTATCCAAAATTTGCTTGATGCTAAACTTTAACGATCAGAGCTATTTCACCAAGACCTTTAAGGCGATGACAGGCGTCACGCCAGGACAATACCGTAACGCCGCGCATAACGAGCCGGCCACTAGCTAAGCTATCTTATCGTCTTCACAGGAGCGGTGAGATAGGCTTGCGCCTCCTCTAAGCTGTCAAAGGACGCTGCCATACTGCCAAACATCTGCTTCATCTGTATTCTTAATGTCACTGAAGGGGCGTAAAATGCCCACTTCGCAATGCCATGCTCTTGGCTGATGGGCCCCAATGATGCCAAGGCTACAGCAACTTGTTGGGGAAATCTACGGCTTAAGCTTAAATCACCCAGCACGATAAACCCGGGCTTGGCCTGCTGAACGGCTTGTTTATAATACTCTATGTAATGAATTACTTCTTCCATGGTGATGCTTCGGATTGCGCAAGTAATCTGGTTGCTCTGTTCATTGTATGTAATCTCAAACATTGTACTTGTCCTCCTGTAACAACTTGATGCTAGATCTTTCTATTTGCGGTCTCTTGTCCTTAGCAGCTGGACCGTTCCATCCGGCAGCCAGCGGGCCTGCCTGCCTGTTCTGTAACTCTTTCTCTGAGGTCTCCAATTCCAGGGATCATTCATAAAAACATCTGTATCTGCCTCCCTCTCCTTGTCTTCGTCTTCCCATTCGAATTCCTTACCTAGGATCATTAATTCTCCCGGAATGAAGGCAGGCTGTAGGTGGCCGCATGAATCCAGAATGGCCCACTGCACACCTGCAATAGGCTTGATGCGCGGGAAGCGCTCCTCTTCCCTGGATATCAGCTGTATGCCTGCGATCCCTCCGCTCTGCGCCAGGCTGTAGCCAGCATACACTCTATACGGAGGCAGGCTGCCCGGCAAGCTGCCGCATAGTCCCCAGGTAAGCAGTGCACGAAGCGAGCGATTCTCTAACTTCATGATAGGAATGCTGAGCTCCGGGGGAATCAAAGTACAGGTGATTGCATGTTCATCAAAATAATGATACAGCCCTTCTGCATCCTTCGCCAGTTCTTCAGACACGATATGAAGGGTTGCCCCTGAGGCCAAATAAGCGGGGTAGCTCCAGCTAGGAATGCCTGTCTCCCACTGCTCAACAATTACCCCACGGTCATCGGGACTCAGTTCAAAATGCTGCCGATGCCAGGAAGCAAGCTGGACCAGCGTACGATGATCATAAACCCTCCTTTTCGCCACCCCCTCTGTATCGAAACTGTACAGCACACAGGCTCTGTCAAAAGCGGCCGGGCTTTTAGCAGGAGCACAAACAGCAGCCGGCTTCTGTAGAGCCTCCGCTGCATGAAGGGTTGGAATCTGAGTCGCCTCTAAGCGGTCATCAGGCTTTAGGAGCAGCAGAAGCTTAGCTCTGCTATTCTTAATCACATGCTGCGCCTGCTTCGCAGTGAATGACAGTGGGATGGGAATATAAGCGGCCCCGGCGGCCAGTATCCCTAACATAAGGGGCAGCAGAAGCAGATGAGGTATAACCTGAAGTGCAACGAGATCACCTCTGCCGATCCCATACCCGGTGATCACTTCTGCTAAGCGTTTTACGGCATGGTCTAACTGAGTGTATGTCAGCTTCTCTGTCCCATGAACGACAGCAGAATGCCCCGGCGTCTGCTCAGCCTGATCATTCAATAAAGTAAGCAGCGTCGCCCCCGGCAGCTCCGGCGGAGATGAGGCACTGAATTTGGTGTCAAGCTGCCGCTTCTCCTCGGAAGTTAACATCTCAACAGCGCTAATCGGCGTCATCGGAGTTTGAAGACCAGCCTCCAGCATATGATCCAAATGGCAGATCAGCCGGTCCACCATAACCCGGTGATAGCGATCGCTTCGGAACAAGGCTTCTACTTGAATTCCACCTTCGGCGAATTTGACATTAAGCAGAAGCTCACATCCTGACTCTTGGACTCTCTCCTTCGTTGACTTCGTTAGTTTGAGTCCTAGGGCAGCCCGAATCGGCAAGTCCTTTCCAAGAGAAGCGGACAAATTAACAAATTCCTGCGGTGCTATAGCTCGCTGGCCTTCCTGATCTATGCTGTCCTTCATCTGCTCGAAGGCAAACCCCAGCGGCCAGTTCAAGCCGAATTGAAGCTCCAGTGGGATCACTTGATCAGGCTGAGTGGTGATGGCTGCCAGCCACACGGCATGGCTTCCGTAGTAACGCTGAAGCACAAGACCCAAAGCCGTGCAGCATGCTGCCAAACGGTGTTCTGCTGACATGGCCAGCAGGCGCTGCCCGCCGAGCGAATAGGCCTTAATTATCGAGCCTTCGGTTATTTCATAGCCTGGATCTGATGATAAAGCTGGCACTGGAAGATCATTTACAAGGCTATCCTGGGTCTCTGTGCTTTGAAGACGGTGCCTCCAATATTCCAAATTATTTAACGGCTTGTCAGCCTCAATTATATTTCCCGGAGACATAGGATCCCCCCATTCTCGCATTGCCGTTCTTCACATTAACATAAAAAAAATAACCCGCCGCCAAGGAGAGTTACAAACATGGTTACGCCCAAGGACTCGGCAGCTGGCTGGCTGATGCAACAATTTTGCATGTAAGCCCCTAAAGCTTTGCGTCACCGCCTTCCGACGGGTTTGCCTTTTATAGATAAATAAATAATAATATTGCCAATTATGTAAATATAAATTGTATATTTTGGACTACCGGACTATTTCAAAAAATGACTATAGTATAATATATCTATGTATTATATTACCATAATGAGCTTACTTTACAATACACTCCCCTGGGATTTTGTATTTTTATGTCGAAAAATATCTTAGGTATAGCAAAAAAAGACCGCATTTCTGCGGTCTATGCCTATATTCATGTTATATGAATCTATGAATTAAAGTTATCCTTCAGATTATTCAACGCCATCCTTGAAATGGCTGCTCCAATGTTTATCGCCTTTATGATTAAGGTCTTCCGCAGTCTTCTCCAAAGTTTGCAGCAGCGCTTCCTTTACTTTGGCCACAGTCTCACGAAATACGGTCACCTCAGAGCCTTTAATCTTCTCTCCGTACAAAGCTTGCGCGGCATTGTATTCCCGATGCTCTTCCACCAGGTTCTCAATCGAAGCAAGTGCGTGTTCAACAAAATGAGTGAGCGTGTGATGCTCCTTCGAAAGAGACTGCTTCAAATCCTGAACTTTTGCTAATGTTGCCATAACAGATCACCTCTATAATAAATTGTAAATTTACAATCTGAAAAATTTCACGAAATTTTCAACAAATTCATTTTAATATGTAATAATTTATATTGCAATTAGAAAATTATTGTTTTATGAAATTTTTTATAAATGAGACCTATTTGCAAATGCAAGCTCAAACGAAGCGTAAAGAGCTGATTCGAGAAGATGAGCGATGGTTTTTGGGAAGTACGCCGAATTTTGTTGAGCGCTTTCATGAGGAAGGGTTGCAGAATTCAGAAGGGTAGTTATGTTTCTTACCAGGGGGATGCTGTACAATATTTCGTGGACACTTGATTTCGATCCAGAGAATGAATATGGCGAAAGCCTTAATTTGAAATTCTGTATCGGTGAATCTGTCATGGAGGCTTATTCGGTAATCAGTCAGCTATTCAGTTGGACTTTTTGTATTCATAGGGCGTTTTCCCCATGACTTCCTTAAATGCTTTTCTAAAGGACTTCACGTTAGGGAACCCGGTCTCATAGGAAATCTCAGTAAGCGATTTGTTCGTTGTATCCAGCAGCTCGATCGCCTTTTCCAGGCAAAGGATCTGCTTGTATTCCATAAATGTCTGGCCAGTGTATTCATGAAACATCCGGGACAAATAAGCCTTGGAATAACCGCATGTGCGAGCTGTTTCAGCCAAGCTAATATTTTCAGTATAGTGCTCTTTTATAAAATCCAAAATATCTTGAATTTTTTGCTGTTTGGCACTGCTGGTAGCGGATGTAATCTCGGCTATCTGGCCAAAATGTTGCACCAACCAATATTTGAGCTCAATGACCCGGCTCTGGGCCAGAATATAGTCATAGGTTCCTGTAGATATTTGCAGGTTATATATTTCCATTAGCAACGCTCTCAGGTTGGAGAGGATCGACTCTTCCAGCTGTCCTTCAGATGTGTTCAACTGAATGATAATCTGTTCGCCGGCAAAAAAGGATTCCGAAAAATGCAGCACAAGCACACGGTTCTCCGTAAGACTTTGAGTCGAGTGAGGGACATTGCTGTTAATGAACAACAAATCCTGATCCGTCAAAGTGGTTACTTTCCCTTCATGCCATACTCGCAGGCTTCCGCTAATACAGTAAATCAGCTCCATATTGCTGTGAAAATGCATCGGAATAACTCTCTCTGTATTGCTGGCTTGAAAAATAAAAAGGTTTATCAGTTTTTTTCGATCTATTTCAATATGTTCATACATCTTTTTCATTTTAACACCCCGTTAACAAGCCATGAACAATGAACCTGCGTGTTTCCTTGAAACTATACCCTGTTTCTTTATCTATTACTATATCTATAGCAAAATGCGTAATCAAGCAACATCGTATTAAAATGAAGGAACAACAAAAAAGAAGGCAGCTTTCTGCATAAGCGGATCACTGCCTTCTCTGAATGGCTTGTACATTCCAAGGAAAGCCTCTATAGTACAAGCACTATCTGATTATGACTGTAAATGCACCGTCATGATTGGCTCCTTAGAACCGCTGGGTTTCTGACTGTTATGTATCTCTACACGTCCACCAGATTCCAGCCCATCCGGAACAATTACTGGGCTAATCACTGACAGGCCCGCTGCCTTGATAGTGTCGATATTGAACTCGAGCAGCAATTGTCCCTCTCTTACCTTGGAACCGGTACTCACATGCGCTGTGAACCCCTCTCCTTTTAGTGACACCGTTTCGATGCCAACATGAATCAGAACCTGGATGCCACTTTTGTGCTCAATAATGACGGCGTGATTGCTTTTATCTATAATATAAGCAATTTTTCCGTCAAATGGAGCGTATACCTTACCTTCCGTAGGTTCTATAGCCACGCCTTCGCCCATATGACCTCCGGCAAACGCGGGATCAGGCACTTGTGTTAGCTCTACCACTCTCCCAGGAATTGGAGCTGTAATCTCCAGTGAATCTAATGCCTTTTTGTTTTTTCCCCATTGGAACATCCGAATCCCCTCCCTAATCTATACTTCTTTGCAATGGATACATGCTAAAGACTACTTCACTGCTGTCAGACTCAAAGCGCATGCTTCGCTCAGTGGTATCCTCCAAGAAATATCGCAAAGAGAACACTTCCTCCCCTTGATTCACAAAAAGCTCTATACTGGAACTTTCCATAAACATTTGCAATTCTGCAAGTGGATGACGGAGCACAACTCTGCGGTGTTCCTTCTGGTTCGTTAACCAGTTGGTTCTCCATACTGTCAGGCTGTTCTGCTCATGATCAAAGTCAACTAGAACGGCGTTTCTGATTACAATTCGGAAGCTTGCCGATTGATTGTTAAACCTCATGACAACTTCCGCTGCCAGGGAAGGCAGGGTCCATTGACCTCTGCTGTGAATTTCTCCATGCACTCCATCTTGTCTTAACAGTTGCAGCTCACGTAACGGTTGCTGATGCAGCACACCATCTTTCAGAACCATTTCTCTGGGAAGGGTTAGTGTATGAACCCAGCCTTCCCGGATCGTTGGAACGGCTTGTTCTGATTCTTCAGTCATAGCGCTCATCCATCCGAACATGATGATTCGATTGTTAATCTTGAATGATTGAGGAGCATAAAAATCAAATCCCCGATCGAGTTCGTTGAATCCGGACAGCTCGCCAAGAAATTGTCCGGTCTCTGAAATGCGGCCCACTATATAACCTGATTGATTCGGATTTCTATATTTGTCGCCTTCCTCCGGCAACCCTTGAGGAGAAAATACAAAGACATCATTTTCCGGAAACCGCATCACATCCGGGCATTCCCACATATACCCAAAGGAATGCTCCTGTTCAAGGAAGGATCCCTCCCACGACCAGTTGATCAAGTCTTCAGACTTGTAGACAAGCGCATCTCCCGTAAGATCTTCCCGCTGTGCGCCTACGATCAGCCACCAGTTCCCCTCACTGTCCTGCCATACTTTCGGATCGCGGACATGTCTCGTGTAGCCGGGAGGATGTTCGAACAACGGACCAAGCTTTCGGAACTGCTCTCCATCTTCAGAAACCGCCGCGCATTGATAGCTTTCTCTGCTTCCATCGTCCCGGATCACATTGCCAGTATAGAACAGGTACAGCTTCCCGTCATGAACGATGCTCCCGCCGGAATAGATACCGTCTTTGTCGTACGGTTCCGAAGGTACCAGCGCAGCTTTTTTCCTCCGCCAGTTTACCAGATCACTCGACACAACATGCCCCCAGCTTTTGTTTTTGTGTTCTGTGCCATAGGGATTCCATTGATAGAATACATGATATTGGTCTTGAAAGTAGGCCAGCCCATTTGGGTCATTCAGCAGACCCTGCGGCGGAGTAATATGATACTTCAGCTGATAAGCTTCACTTTTGCTCATGATCATGATTGTTCCTCCGACCGTAAGGAGAAGCTGAAATGAAGCGGAGTTTCCTGTGAACTTGTGCCAATATAAACTTCAAAGTCACCCAGCTCGCTCTGGTATTTCATACTGCTTCCATAGAATCTGAGCATATCTTCACGAATGGAAAATTGTACTGTTCCCGTTTCGCCGCTCCGCAAGAAGATCTGCCGGAAATCGGTCAACACCTTTACCGGCCTCGTCACGCTCGCAAACCGATCGCGGATGTACAGCTGGATCGTTTCTTTTCCGTCGAACCTTCCTGTATTAGACACGGATACTTCGATATCCACAGACTCATCCGGGCCGATTTCCTTCCGACTGACGGAAAGCAAGCTGCAATCGAATGTAGTGTAAGACTTTCCATACCCGAACGGGTACAGCGGTTCGTTTGCTTCATCTATATACCTGGATGCAAACCGGTAAGCGCCGTTTTCCGGCAAGTTTGGCCGTCCAGAATTGAGCTCATTGTAATAGACCGGAATTTGTCCAACACTGCGCGGAAAGGTCATTGCCAGCTTACCGGACGGATTAACCGTACCGTAAAGGATATTCGCCAGCGCTTCCCCGCCCATCGTTCCCGGATACCAGGCCTGAATGAGGGCGTCGGCTTGTTTCGCAACCTCTGTAAGAATTAAAGGACGTCCGCTATATACGATCACAACAAGCTTTTTACCCAATTGGCTCAATTCATGGAGCAGCTTCGCTTGCGTCTCCGGCAGTGTTGGATTCGTGCGTGAACCGCCCTCACCGCTCTGATAGATGCTTTCTCCCAAGGCCAGAACCACAACATCCGATTCGTTAGCATGACGGATTGCTTCCTGTAACAGAATGTCCTCATTGACCGTTTCAACAGGCAGCTTGTCCACATACTTCCCGAGGGGTTCCCGCGCATGATCAGGCAGCAGGTGCGCGCCTCTGCATACAGACATTTGGTCTGAATCTATATGCTTTAACAGCCCCTCTTTCAAAGTTACCGTGTCCGCTTCGTCTCCCTTGATTGCCCACATACCGAGTGTGGAGTGTTCCTCTGCGTATGGACCAATCAAAGAGATCTTGGTTTTCTTCGATAACGGCAGCAGATCCTGTTCATTCTTCAGCAGAACGATGGACTGCTCTGCCAGGGACCGTGCAGCCGTCTTATGCTCATCTGACAAAATGCGGGTTCCCTGCTGAAGAGTAGCTTTTAAACCGCGGAACGGATCTTCAAACAATCCCAGATCGTTCTTCAGCTTTAGAACTCGGTACACGGCGTCATTCAGGAGCTGTTCCAAGTGCTCGTTACCAGATATCACGCTTTCCAGTTGGTTGGCATACACAGCTGTCTTCATATCAATGTCAACACCTGCCATCAAGGCCAGCTTAGCGGCAGTCGCTGCGTCTTCTGCGTAACCATGCATGATTAATTCTTCAACAGCAGCGTAATCAGAGATCAAAACCCCATCAAATTTCATCTCCTGTCTGAGGAGATCCCGATTCAGCCATTCGTTACCTGTAGCGGGAATGCCATTCAGCGTATTAAAAGCCGTCATAACAAGCTTGGCCCCAGCATCAATTGCAGCTTGATAACCCGGTAAATAATATTCACGCAGCATATGCTCCGACATGTCCACGGCGTTATATTCCCGTCCGGCTACAGGCGCTCCGTAGGCGGCAAAGTGCTTGACACAAGCAGCGATTTTATCTTGGGGAACGCTTCCCGGCTGCTTGCCCTGGAGCCCATGTACTGTGCTTTCCGCATATTTCTTGGCCAGCAGTGTATCCTCTCCGGGGGATTCCATCACCCGGCCCCAGCGGGGATCTCTAACGATATCCACCATAGGGGAGAAGGTAACATGTATGCCTTCGTCATAACATTCACGGGCCGAAATTGAAGCCGCCTGCTCAATCTCTTTAAAGTTCCAGCTACATGCCTGTGCAAGCGGGATCGGGAAGATCGTTCGGTACCCGTAGATGATGTCCGCCATGAACAGCAGTGGTACTTTATGATTGGATTGTTCCAGATAATCCGTTTGCAGCCGGATAATTCTCTTTGGATCCGTCACGTTGAGGATGGAACCCGTGTTATACACATTATAATCAGAATGAAGTCCAAGTTTTTTCAGCGGTCCCGTGACCACCGTATCCAGATCTTTTTCAAAAAAATCACCGGTCAACTGAACCAGCTGACCAATTTTTTCTTCAACAGTAAGGCTGTCCAACTTCTCAAGCAGCAAATTGATATGCATGGTTCTCTCCACCTGTTATTTATTATTTATTTAGAATTAGCAGCTTTTTCTTTGAAACCAAACAACCAGGTGAGCGCGAATGCTACCCCAAATCCGATAGCGCAGACTGCAATGTATGGAATAATCTGCGAGTTCAGATACAGCAGCATACCCGGAATGACTGTAATCGACATACCTGTTGCCTGAACATCAAAAATCCGAGCAATGAATCCGGCGATCGCACCACCGATCAAGGCCATTAGAAACGGCTTGCCGTAACGAATATTTACGCCGAAAACGGCCGGTTCCGTAATACCGAGCAGCGCAGACAGAGAAGAAGGATAGGCAATGGACTTGGTTTTAAGACTTTTAGCCTTCAGACCTACAGCCAGTGCAGCTCCTGCTTGTGCAGCGATTGAACCGGAACTGATCGCATTGACCATATTCCATCCGGTATCACTCAGCATTTGAATTTCAATTAAGTTCAAGGCATGATGCAGCCCAGTTACAACAATAATTTGGTTAATACCTCCATAGATGAATCCGCCAATTCCGAACGGCAGCTTCAGAATCCATGTGACTGCTTCCAAGATTAGAACCTCAACCTCATGGAACACAGGGCCGATTACGAATAGTCCAAGCACTAAGGAGACCAGCAAAGTCAGGAACGGCGTCAAAATTAGATCGAGCGCAGCGGGAACGATTTTCCGAATCCTTTTCTCCAGCAAGGC from Paenibacillus sp. CAA11 encodes:
- the fdhF gene encoding formate dehydrogenase subunit alpha; the encoded protein is MNEQSIKISVNGENYEAKQGMSVLEVINLAEIAHPQICHVPEVDPIQTCDTCIVEINGQLKRACSTPAAEGMRISTNSEAAKAAQTEGMDRLLENHMLYCTVCDNNNGNCKLHNTVEMMEIEHQKYPYRPKVSPAEVDMSHPFYRYDPNQCIACGQCVEVCQNLQVNETLSIDWEADIPRVIWDQGSAINDSSCVSCGQCVTICPCNALMEKSMLGEAGFMSGVGEEVLEPMIDIVKAVEPGYSGVFAISEIEAAMRDTRTRKTKTVCTFCGVGCSFEVWTKGRKILKVQPSHDAPVNAISTCVKGKFGWDFVNSDQRLTTPLIRQGDAFVEATWDEALSLVAERLGSIKKEYGSDKIGFISSSKITNEENYVIQKLARQVFETNNIDNCSRYCQSPASDGLMSTVGIGGDSGTIKDIASAGLVILVGCAPAEGHPVLATRIKRAHKLHGQKLIVADLRKHEMAERSDLFIRPKQGTDFVWLTAVTKYMIDQGWHDASFITDHVNFFAEYEKVLEKYTLEFAEQETGLSRAELISIAEMIRDADGTAICWGMGVTQNIAGSHTSAAISNLLLATGNYMRPGAGAYPLRGHNNVQGACDMGTLPPWLPGYQHVSDDEARKRFEEAYGTLISPVPGKDNIRMLDDIELGEMKAMYLVGEDMAWVDSNANHVHEVLSKLDFFVVQDVFLSTTAQFADVILPAAPSLEKEGTFSNTERRVQRLYQVFEPLGESKPDWWITTQIAKHMGFDWGYTHPSEIFAEMASLTPFFSGCSYDMLEDWGSFLWGSASGESTPLLYTDGFYFPDKKARFSLVEYVPPVEYPAEFDLVLNNGRLLEHFHEGNLTNKSQGINHKFPDVFVEVSPELAKERGVEDGSLVRLESPYGAIKLRALVTDRVRGHEVYVPMHSNSHESAVNLLTGSAVDVRTHTPAYKQTKVRMQILNVKGVNPLPQTNPRYKKRNPQNGVEVQRKWNRQDFVSLVD
- a CDS encoding DUF1641 domain-containing protein translates to MAKPISLVKKRMITEEERQEQTIQRLKQQLAESNEALEKSLVILNELHQSGILEAAESMLKAKAKIAEIALGQISRKEVTNLINNGMAAAGALTNIDPAQTSKLMNGLTSGIQEANASTGGAKKIGLFTLMKSLKDPDVNRALGFGLNFLKGLGRGLQDKDEPNA
- a CDS encoding helix-turn-helix domain-containing protein; translation: MSALPQFEESDIICKMITDSFEVNIFKSDEQGKLLSSTVKDLPAHPLKKNWQELLHPYLSQIAPSPYPQWVSTPYLENFLIIPIVQFEWNFGHLIIGPVLEAVLTDQVVDGLMYDHRIPQERRKELLEYYRNIPIYSGTKLLQIGILLYYSIYRKQLDMKELIEHMEKDNSHAIKVKDRLNNHLNKSYQNPPQQHNYLLEQQVLQCIREGRKDELMQFAELHRQHEGIGILSQKSHLRHLKNVGICSITLYTRASIEGGLHQEVAFPLSDLYIQELEELHTAEEIYTLLDHALSDFTGKVQEIKELQYSKPVTICRRYIFNHIYQPITLEQLGEASGLHPGYLSRLFKREVGIGINQYIRQERIEEAKKLLKLSDYPLSKICLMLNFNDQSYFTKTFKAMTGVTPGQYRNAAHNEPATS